Part of the Sporomusa termitida genome, CTTTAGCGGCATCGATGAATTCGGCCGGGCGGACGACTATACGGCCCTGGTAGGCATGGAAACACTGGCCAAGCTTGGCCTGCCGCTGATGGTGCATTGTGAGAATGCCGAAATTACAAGCGCGCTGACCGCAAAGGCGCTAATGCATAATAAAACAACAGTACGGGATTATTTTGCGGCCCGCCCGCCCATTACGGAGATAGAAAATGTTGCGCGTATGATTTCTTTGGCCGAGGAGACGGGCTGTAAACTGATCATCGCTCATATCAGCACGGCCAGGGCCGTGGCGCTTGTTACCGAGGCCAGACGCAGAGGGGTTGATGTCTGCTGCGAAACAATCGGCCATTACCTGATTCTTACTGCTGACGATGTGGAACAGCTGGGTACAGTGGCCAAATGCTCGCCCCCGATTCGCGATCCTAAAAACCAGGCGAAAATGTGGGCCCGCTTGTTAAACGGCGAGATCGCCTTTGTTTCCTCCGACCATTCACCCTGCGACCCGAAGCTGAAAGACGGGGAATTCTTAAAAGTCTGGGGGGGAATCTCAGCCTGTCAGACAACCCTGCCGGCCCTGCTGACCCATGCCGGCCATGCCCGCAAGGTTGCCCTGGAGGACATCGCCCGGCTGACTGCCCAGAATGTTAACGAAATATTTAACATTCCGGGCAAGGGGAAGATTGCTGTTGGCTATGACGGGGATTTTGCCCTGGTAGATTTGGCGAAGAGTTTTGCCTTACAGGCAGAGGACCTTTTCTACAAGCATCAAGTAAGCCCTTATGTCGGTGCCACCTTCCAGGGAACCGTGACGCAAACAATTCTCCGGGGGACAACTGTTTTTAAACATGGCCGGATTGTATCAAAACCGATTGGCAAACACGTGAGACCCAAGTTCTAAACCGATCATTCTCCGTACGGCGGCAAGAATAAAAGAGAGAAGGTGTGGTTTGACGATGTATACAAAATTAGAAAGCGGCGATTCCACAACAGTGCCGGTCCAGCCGGATATGGGCGTCGATGAGTCCCTCGGTCCGAAGCCCGCGTCCGGCCGGACGGTTGGCCCGGTCGACTATATGTTTATGTGGCTGGGCGATGGCGTTAATTTAGGCAATATGACCCTTGGAGCCAGTTTGGTGGTGGCGGGAATTGCAACCCTGAATATCTTTCAGACCTTTGCCGCCGCAATTATTGCCATTGGCATTATCTCCGGTGTGTTCGCTTTAAATGACAGGCTTGGCTACAGAACCGGCATACCCTATGTTGTCCAGCTCAGAATGTCTTTCGGGATGAAAGGCTGCATAATATCATCCCTGCTGCGCGGCATTCCTGCTATTATCTGGTACGGGTTTCAAAGCTGGATCGGCGGTACGGCGCTGAATGAAATCGCAAAAATTATTACCGGCGGCAGTTTTGACAATATTTTTGTTTGCTTTGTCGTGCTGCAGTTAGCGCAGATCGTGCTCTCGCTCTACGGCTTTCATGCCATCAAATGGGTGGAATCGGTGATATCGATTGTTATCATGGTGGCGCTGATTTATGTGTTTGGTATTCTTCTGAACGCTCACAGCGGCGTGATTGTGGAAAAATGGGTTCATGCCCAAGGCACCTGGGGCTTGCCGTTCTTTGCCTTCATCATGATGTTTATGGGAAATTATGCTGCTATTTTTTTAAGCGCAGCCGACTATTCCCGAGAACTGAAAGCCGGTATTAGTGATGCCAAGCGGGGATTTTTATACTTCCTGCCGATTCTGATAGCCTACGGTTTCGTCTTATGTATCGGGGCAATGCTGGCGGCGGCAACCGGTGTTTCTAATCCCGTAAAGGCCTTTGCCATCGTAATTAATAACCCGTATATTACCTTCTTTGTATCCGCCTTTATTGTTATGGGGGCAGTAGCCGTAAACATGGTTGCCAATATTATTCCGCCGACTTATGTGATTACGCTAATTACGAAGCTGAAGTATAAAACGGCAGTTACCATCTCCGGACTGCTGGCCTTAGGGTCCTGCCCCTGGGTGCTTGTGCAGGATTCCTCCGCCGAGGGGCTGGGGATGTTCATCCTTATCTATTCGGCATTTTTAGGGCCGATCGTGTCCATCTTACTGATCGAATACTATATATTAAGAAAGCAAACAGTAAATGTTGCCGATTTATATAAAGAAGACGGTCCCTTTGCCGGTTATAACCCCAGCGCGATTCTGGCCATGCTGATTGGCGCCGGTGCTGCCTTCATGAAAGTGGAACTGGCCTGGGTTATCGGTTTTGTTGTCGCCGGGATCGCCTATATCCTGTTAATGAAGTTTGCCTTTAAAGAATCAAGCTTCAGAAAAGGTACAATCTTTGAGGAAAGCATCAATGGGGCAACGCCGCCTAAGCCCTAAGTAACCGTTCAATAAGATAGCAAGCATCATAGTAGGAAGGGCTGCTGCCGATAGGAGCAAAAACTATGGGCAGCAGCCCCTGCTTATATTTACGGGGTGTAGCCGGGCGGTGTGCATTGTGCCTAGCGATTATTCATT contains:
- a CDS encoding NCS1 family transporter — protein: MYTKLESGDSTTVPVQPDMGVDESLGPKPASGRTVGPVDYMFMWLGDGVNLGNMTLGASLVVAGIATLNIFQTFAAAIIAIGIISGVFALNDRLGYRTGIPYVVQLRMSFGMKGCIISSLLRGIPAIIWYGFQSWIGGTALNEIAKIITGGSFDNIFVCFVVLQLAQIVLSLYGFHAIKWVESVISIVIMVALIYVFGILLNAHSGVIVEKWVHAQGTWGLPFFAFIMMFMGNYAAIFLSAADYSRELKAGISDAKRGFLYFLPILIAYGFVLCIGAMLAAATGVSNPVKAFAIVINNPYITFFVSAFIVMGAVAVNMVANIIPPTYVITLITKLKYKTAVTISGLLALGSCPWVLVQDSSAEGLGMFILIYSAFLGPIVSILLIEYYILRKQTVNVADLYKEDGPFAGYNPSAILAMLIGAGAAFMKVELAWVIGFVVAGIAYILLMKFAFKESSFRKGTIFEESINGATPPKP
- the allB gene encoding allantoinase AllB; this translates as MNKRYEVIIRNGLLVCPEGVIKADVAVCDEKIVEIAEEIAGEARETIDAAGQHVFPGITDGHVHFNDPGRTEWETIATGSQALAAGGGVLYFDMPLNCSPCTLDAKTFNAKLAVAQRDSLVDYGFWGGFTPNNLDKLAELAECGVIGFKAFSCFSGIDEFGRADDYTALVGMETLAKLGLPLMVHCENAEITSALTAKALMHNKTTVRDYFAARPPITEIENVARMISLAEETGCKLIIAHISTARAVALVTEARRRGVDVCCETIGHYLILTADDVEQLGTVAKCSPPIRDPKNQAKMWARLLNGEIAFVSSDHSPCDPKLKDGEFLKVWGGISACQTTLPALLTHAGHARKVALEDIARLTAQNVNEIFNIPGKGKIAVGYDGDFALVDLAKSFALQAEDLFYKHQVSPYVGATFQGTVTQTILRGTTVFKHGRIVSKPIGKHVRPKF